TATGTGAGTCATCTTGAAGCATCAATTTTTCAGTTTTGAAAAACCTGACGCTAACAGTTAAAACTACGTTCCAGAAGACAGAATGACACAATCAGGATACAAGAAAGGCGTTTTGGGAGGGCTCACGGGTTCCGATTACCAAATACACGTCCTGATGTGGCTTTACGAAAGGGCTGCGCGTCGTAAATATGCTGATTTTCGGCTGGCATCCGAGATGGAAGCTGCCGGGAAGTTCGACGATGCAGTTCTATCTTGGCGAGACGCAGATGGAGAAGCTCAACCGAACTGGTTGTTCGTTCAGATCAAACACCGACTGCGAGAGAATTTGAGCCAGAGTAATCTGCTTCCGACGGCGGAGGAAGAGAAACGGAATGGCAGCTTCTCTCTCTATAAATATCTTCTTACGTTTTGGAATATTGAAAGAAGTGAGGAGTTCTTGGGGAAGAAGCGTTACGTGATTTTCACAAATGGTACGATTGGTGGGCAAGTGCAAGACTGGTTTGAAGATGCCGCCGAAGAAGTGaacgaaatattgaaaataCCTACCGAAGAAGCAAGGCTGCTGACAATGAAGTTCAACGAAAAGTTTTGCCAACAGCTTATCGACTACGTGAACCATGATTTCGTTGAGCTGATAACGACGATGCGGGctatttttatcgatgaaaGCTCAGATTTGAAAATGGATGTCTTCCAAAAGTATAGAGCTGCGATATTACACAAGATTCTGGTGGTTGATAAGAATTGTGTTAGATTTGCACCGCGATTCATAAGAAAACGGGAACTAGATACATCAGAGCAGATACTTCGAGAACAACTATTGGGTAACAATAGTACACTGCATGAACTAACTGCGTTATCAATAACTAATGAGGAATTAATTGAAAATCTTTCATTGAAGGTTGTCAATGGTTGTCAACATACACTTCCTCCTATTATGGATCAAGAAATTGTAAAGAACTTTTTTAGTAGTATTGTGTTTGCGGTAAATCAGCCAAGTGACGCAGTGCTCGAGCATATTATCCGAAATGATCTTGCCTTCTGGTGTAAGTCACCTATTAAGGACCAGTTCTCTCATAATTGCTGGACTACGCTATGGTTCGCCAAATTGGAAAAGTTGATAAAAACGTGGTTGAATGCAAAGGAAGGAACCTTCCTCGACCATGATGAACTGGAAAAGGAACTTCGAGATGCACAACGTTCGTTTTCCAGTTCGAAATATGATGTACGTACCGACATTTTTAAAGCAAAAATGCAAAACCTATCAATTGAGTATAACGATGTAGAACTACCACCAATGAGCCAAACTCCTTTGGCAATCATATCCAATACTGAGGAAGGATTGCTTACAAGATTGAAAGTCTACCACGCACTAAAAAATACTGAATATCGGTATTTCACATTTGAAGACATGCAAGTTCCTGTTATTTTGGAATCACTACATGATATTCTGGATGACACGGTGTCAGACTCCTATCTAATACTTGAAGACACCAATCAGAATTCAGAAATCCAAACAGAATTACTTAAAAAAATTCACCCTAGTAATATCAAGAAAATGGTTCTCCTGACCCCTAGCCAAGATCGAGCAAATCGCTTCTTTGAAGGCAATCAGTTCACTCAAGTGAACGATAGTGATGTCAACATAACTCATCTAACCGAATCAAGCCGTACAATACTTGAACAACGAGACGTTATTTTTCAAGGCAATCAGTTGGCTCTTAAAGACTTTCCAGTTTATAGGTCGTGCAAGAGTTTcctgaaaaacaattttctggagaagctcATCCGATCTGAAACGATCGATATTGGGATTGATCTACCTATAACCGAACGGTACATACCACGTACCATTACCAGCACTAATCCAGATGATCTAAAGTTTGACTCTGCAATTGTGGAATACGGATCATCAAAATCCTGCCAGAATAATACCTATAGCGAGGAACAGTTCCTTGCAGATATTCCAGCTATATTTGAGAAGAGCAAAGTCGTTGTTCTGGCATCGACCATAGGTATGGGCAAATCGACGCTGTGGTCCCGTCTCGCAATGTTGTCGAACAAGCTTAATCCTCCTAGATGGGTGGCTGTGATAAAGCTTCAAAATTGTATAGATAAGTTCAAAGGCGTACCCATCATAGATGTGCTAACTGATTGCATCAAACTGTTGAAACATTTGATTCCTTTCAAATCCACCTTCGACCGAGATTTGTTTGCCACCTGTTTGAGTGAAAATCCACAAAGCGTCTTTCTGTTTTTCGACGGCTTTGACGAACTTCCATATGATGTGGCAAATCGTGCTCTTCGGTTATTCAAAGTGCTTCGTGATAACGTGCGATTATTTATCAACACTCGTGTACACCGACAAGAAATGCTGGAAAAGGAACTAGACGTTAAAGCTTACTATCTAACCCCAATGAGTCAAACTAACCAAAAAGATCTATTCCGCAACTTGATAGGCCTCAGCCGTTATAAGGGACCACTAGATGGCTTTCTGAATGTTTTGACTGCCAAAATACAGAGCAAATCACTTGAACTGGCCAGCAAATTCTTCGGTACGCCGCTGATCATCAAAATGCTGGCTGAGATCTACAAGCCAGAAGTAAAGCGTTACATTCGAAAGAAAATGACTAAATTTCTCAGTTCAATTGATCTTGACTCTCTGAACATTTTGCAATTATTCGAGAAATTTGTGTATGGCACATTTCGTGAACGCTGCATCGAAAAACTAAAGATCAACGAAGATAATTTGTATGTTCAGCAAATGTTCGATCCGGAAAGTTATGTTTTCAAAGGATTCGAAAAATTGCATAGCTTTCTCGGCTTTATAAGCTTGGTGGAGTCAGATAAACTGAGGATCTTTGGTGAGCAGGGACAGTTCTTAGAATTGCACCAGCAAGCTTCAATCTTAGACTCTCCAATTGTTACCAAATACGTTGAGCAAAAGCCTTTCTTCATCCACGCATCAATTGGTGAGCTTTATGCTGCGAAATGGCTGCTGCGGAACCTTCTTAGAATGTCTTTGGAGCAGATCACCGAAAGCTTCGCGAAAAATCGACCTTCTCGGAACACACCCAATAAGCGTGAAGCACAGGATATACGAGATTTGTATCAGCAGATCCTAAGAGACCAACCAAGCGTAAGGAAATTCTTTCTACTGCTGGTGCAGCAAGATGCAAGCTGCATAGAGAAAGTAGAACAGATGTTCTGCTTTATGCGTCCTTTTCCATTGCTGTGGGCTTGcgaagaaaatattcaaatcattGCAAAGAGGTTGATCGAAGAAGACCCTAGCGTCATCACAGAAGCAATGGAGCAGAAGAGGAGCCCGTTGCACTACGTAGCTATTCAGGATGCTCACCAAATTTGTACGCTGTTGCTTGATCATGGAGCCGATCTCAATGCAATGAATGTATTTCAACAAGGAGCTCTCCATGTAGCCTGCATCAATGGCTGTTGGAACGTTGCCACTTTGCTGATAAATCATGGAGCAAAAATTGACTGTCCTGATCAAAACCTCTACACACCTCTTCATTTTGCTTCCCAAGCAGGCCACACCAAAATTGTCCAACTTTTACTTGATAATGACTGCAACATTCAGTTGCAAACCAAAAAGAAATGGAACGCACTGCACCTAGCGGCCTTCAATAACCAACCCGAAATAGTCTCACTGCTATCGAACAGAAATATCCAGTTGAAA
The nucleotide sequence above comes from Armigeres subalbatus isolate Guangzhou_Male chromosome 3, GZ_Asu_2, whole genome shotgun sequence. Encoded proteins:
- the LOC134225121 gene encoding uncharacterized protein LOC134225121, which translates into the protein MTQSGYKKGVLGGLTGSDYQIHVLMWLYERAARRKYADFRLASEMEAAGKFDDAVLSWRDADGEAQPNWLFVQIKHRLRENLSQSNLLPTAEEEKRNGSFSLYKYLLTFWNIERSEEFLGKKRYVIFTNGTIGGQVQDWFEDAAEEVNEILKIPTEEARLLTMKFNEKFCQQLIDYVNHDFVELITTMRAIFIDESSDLKMDVFQKYRAAILHKILVVDKNCVRFAPRFIRKRELDTSEQILREQLLGNNSTLHELTALSITNEELIENLSLKVVNGCQHTLPPIMDQEIVKNFFSSIVFAVNQPSDAVLEHIIRNDLAFWCKSPIKDQFSHNCWTTLWFAKLEKLIKTWLNAKEGTFLDHDELEKELRDAQRSFSSSKYDVRTDIFKAKMQNLSIEYNDVELPPMSQTPLAIISNTEEGLLTRLKVYHALKNTEYRYFTFEDMQVPVILESLHDILDDTVSDSYLILEDTNQNSEIQTELLKKIHPSNIKKMVLLTPSQDRANRFFEGNQFTQVNDSDVNITHLTESSRTILEQRDVIFQGNQLALKDFPVYRSCKSFLKNNFLEKLIRSETIDIGIDLPITERYIPRTITSTNPDDLKFDSAIVEYGSSKSCQNNTYSEEQFLADIPAIFEKSKVVVLASTIGMGKSTLWSRLAMLSNKLNPPRWVAVIKLQNCIDKFKGVPIIDVLTDCIKLLKHLIPFKSTFDRDLFATCLSENPQSVFLFFDGFDELPYDVANRALRLFKVLRDNVRLFINTRVHRQEMLEKELDVKAYYLTPMSQTNQKDLFRNLIGLSRYKGPLDGFLNVLTAKIQSKSLELASKFFGTPLIIKMLAEIYKPEVKRYIRKKMTKFLSSIDLDSLNILQLFEKFVYGTFRERCIEKLKINEDNLYVQQMFDPESYVFKGFEKLHSFLGFISLVESDKLRIFGEQGQFLELHQQASILDSPIVTKYVEQKPFFIHASIGELYAAKWLLRNLLRMSLEQITESFAKNRPSRNTPNKREAQDIRDLYQQILRDQPSVRKFFLLLVQQDASCIEKVEQMFCFMRPFPLLWACEENIQIIAKRLIEEDPSVITEAMEQKRSPLHYVAIQDAHQICTLLLDHGADLNAMNVFQQGALHVACINGCWNVATLLINHGAKIDCPDQNLYTPLHFASQAGHTKIVQLLLDNDCNIQLQTKKKWNALHLAAFNNQPEIVSLLSNRNIQLKVGAAKNWLTFFGHLVAKGFVEVTNILVAYEVRSSENVNDTLDWAVRNDHVSIIRALNNSGVKVDSKGENYRIALRQRNHSTAVELLRLRSSTDIYDHPLHAAAEAGSIECLKLLLTEVDAEVNAVNKSKLTPVDLALKFCHPDAIQLLLDHHATLKNNSLHMAVKSIDCLKVLLHHGVPVDTLNDTNNTALHVAVLQKNFLSARLLLKNGASPQAKGNDGRTALHIAASQNFFHLIPTLLSHPAFTQKEIVEQYVNDQDKRGQTPMHLACAKDGIEVAEDLFKSGAQLNILNNRKQAPIHMAAIEGAWNTSIWLIRQKANYDIVDGQGMNHLELAAAGGHLQYVENFLSYLPPTVGEVDVTNAIEIAKQKGHFQLVDKLKAYKR